Part of the Venturia canescens isolate UGA chromosome 2, ASM1945775v1, whole genome shotgun sequence genome is shown below.
tgttgaagaacattatcaccaaatttgatcaattttttatcattttgacgagtgtagccaccctccttaatgccTAATTCAATCCAGAATTGAAGCTCGCGGGTACGATAACCGTTTGTCAGAGGCCCAGGTATATTGTTTACATGTGCAAAGAAATTGCAATGACTAGCAATACATAGTAGAAGGTTGGCGGGAAAAGTGAGAAACTTCAAagctttacaaatttttcgttggtGCCGGGTCGTGCAAAAGTCAAATGTCCCGCCCAGGAATCGTTTAAACGTCAAGGGATCAAACGAAATCGcccatttttcttaaaatttgcGACGGGGTTCCAACCTCTCGCTTCTCCAATTCACTCTAAACGCTTTTCggaattcattcgtgaatGGAGAAACAGTAACGTTTGAAGGTATAATGGGATTTTTGAAGGCAGAAAAGTGAGAATTTTAAATTTCTTACTATTCGTGTCAACGCatacaaaaattttcttcacaattttccaactttgttaaaaataaaactgcAACAGTTTCACTAATCTCATAATGAAGTTTCATGTAGGTGTATTCTTTCGGTCAAGAGCTTTGGTACATTCTCGCTGGTATTATTTATGCCTTACAAAAGTATGCAAACATAGTACATACCATGAAATTTCTATTAATTAATTCACGCTGTATCTCACATGAAAATATCGGCGATGCTCATCGATTTTTTGTCTTTACGCATTTGACGAAGAGATGAATTGAACCGGTCGCCTCCTTTACCCAAAGCAGACAGACCAGTACAGGTTGTAGAATTGGAGCTACTGCGCCAGTCGAAAAAGCTGAAATTGAGGTTGTGGTTTATGGAAAAAATACAAGGGATTTCGTGGGTTATTTAATAAAAAGTTGAGACTGGGTAATTTGTATAATATTTGTTTCATATATTTAACGAGTTTATCTGCCCAATATAATAATGTACATGATTCCTGTTTCGCTTTTAAGGCACTGGAATATTAGATTTTAGATATCAATTATGTATCAAACGTAATAAGATACCAGTTTTTCGAATCAGTTTGCTTTGTTTCTTTCCCTCAGTCTCACCATTAAAAAGAAGAACTAGAGAGAATAATATTCGTACAGACATGTACGAACTTGATGATCGATCAGAGTGTGTGACAGAAAATGTGGGAAAGCCTTAGACATTTCATATCAGAATAGAGTCGAAACAATTATAGAATTTATTGTATTACCAAGATACTCGTACTTGTAGCATTATAACTCTTTTCCCACGATCTTTTtcttgttcgtttttttttaaatcttaacAACGTAGACCATCTTAAACGCaactaatatatatatatatatatatataactatTTACATGTTTTCCGTCTCTTTTTGTTGAAAACGTCTGTTTCAAATGACTTTCTCAAAAGTGATTCATTTGGATCACGAAATTATTGAATggaattcaaaaatattcgaacCTCGTTTTATTCTGTACACCTATTTGATGATCTCTGGCAAAACGTGGTAATTTttcatatctatatatatttatacatatttctatACAGTCGTTTAGTACCCCGTCGATCGCATCGTCTTTCTTCATACAGAAATAGACAGACAAAAAAAGGGTATTTATGACTAGATCACAGTAAATGGGTCAGCGCCGTCAATCTTTTTCTCGTCgtcaaattgaatttttcttagCGCTGGACTCAGTTGATTCGCTTGCTTCTCAACAACATTTCATGCGTTGAATGATTGTAGTTTTTCCTGTAatcagaaaaatgaaatgaacatTAGTATGGCTGCAAGATTtggcaatttttcaaattcgatgggaaagttgaatttgatgtCATAAAAATGATACGTTCTTCCAATTTTAAGAATAACGATACTCAGAAAAAAGCAgtgtctttattttttttcaatatcgcaACAATAAATCTATCCAACCATTTTTTTAGTTGTGgataaaaaacattcattttcaaaattcgttctCGTGGAATTAAAAAAGGGAACAATTCACGTTGCCTGGATTGATCGTGTTGCAAAAGCGTTAAGATCATCCAGACTTTTAGGGTCGAGAGAATTATGCTGCaggtatatatgtgtataatAATACACAGGCACAACATAAGTACGTGTTGTAGCGGCTCAGCCTAAAGTGAGAGAGCAATAGACGGGGATGATTTTCAGGTAAGGGCGTATTTCACGAAGGGACATGACTCAAGAAGAGGTCGAGGGGAAAACGGAGATCCCTCGGGCGGAGACGCCGAAGAAAAAGTAGAAAGAATTGGGTACCGGTtcaaaatcgacaaaaaaggGAGGAGATCGCTAAGTGTATGGACGAaggagtgaaagagagaaaaatgaggtATAGAAGGGGACAGGACGACTGGTATATCCTGAAAGATGCATTCAGGTTAAACGCAGTGCCTGAGACGAAATTGTCCTCGTCGATCCAACTGAGAGagaagaataaaattgaaaaaaggcaaGAACGAATGGGGATGATGTATATTTCAGTACATATACACTactgttgaaataaaaaaaaaaattaaaataacgcCAGAAAAAGGGAGTTTGcacaaaaatcgagattttttcaagaCTACCCCATTAGCGGATGGGGGAGAAAATTCAAGGGATGGTGAAAACTACTCCGGAGGAACGTCTCGATCGTCGGATTTAACTATGTTCAAtggaaatttacaaaattacgTGTTGGCGTGatgagaaactttttttttttcattgtcaaaTTATAACCTTGTCAGATTATCATCTGGAGTCGTTTCAAGATTTATTACGTACAAACCAAATTCCCAGATGAATATGTGGATTTTCGAATGGTAACTTTTGCttataaataaaatggaaTTGCAAGAGTGAGTAGACAATATTGATAGGTTCtagtaaatttgtaaatttagtTTTCTAAAATACAATACAGGTGCATATGAATATGCGCAGTATTAAATTTTAACTCTAGTGAATACTAAATCAATGGTTATTCACAGACGATTTAATTTGGAGTAATTCGAATTATTGATCCAAATTTTATAACACATTATTACTCATGCTGCTCAAATGCTACGATTTGTgtgtatattaaaaaaacatagttatgaaaaaaaaagaaattactgATCCTGGTGCAAGTAAGTCGGAGCATTGTACCCTAGCTCAAGGTAGTAAGAttagaagaggaagaaagggGATGAATGAGTAGAAAAAGAACCGGGAGGTGCAgagggaagaggaggaggaggaggaggaggaggaggaggaggaggaggaggaagaggaggaggaggacgacGACAAGGATCGTGAAGGAAAGGACCGACATTGTGAAAGAAATCGTGAACAAAAGCGTTCTCTTCACGGGATGTATAAACGCGAGTCTCTCGCGAGCGCTACCAAGAGGTACACACCAGTGCATATAAGTATATATAACACGGTAGAAGAgtgacagagagagagagagagagatgggaaCTGAATGGAGTCTGCGATTTGAATGGTGGGCTGCCGGAGTTTCGCCGAGGGGTCTCCCCATTGTCGTGCCAAGGTCACAAATCTAGCCAAGAGAATTTCCTTTGGAACTTCCTACCGTGATGGTTGTTCTGCTCGTATCgaacttctctctctctctctctctctctttctctcttcgagTTCGTATTCTTTGGAGGGGAAATCAGTGATGAAATTTACAGCTCTCTGGGTTTGTCGTCTCCAATGTAAGAATGGATATAGAATCCAGTATGGTGgtgagaaaaatgatgataaatgAAGGATGAATCGACAGAAACTAGGGACATGCGAAACTCAGTAAAatagagtgagaaaaaaggatCACCCTGctggtaaaagaaaaaataaaataaaaacacgcAAAGGTTGTGGTGATAGCTAGAATGGATCACGCAACAGTTTGCAAAATACGTCAGAGAGtggaacaaggaaaaaaataaaatgggatTTGTTGGGTCAAGAAGAGATAGGGTGACGTCGAtaatgaggagaaaaaaaaatcataatacaAACCCTGAGAATAGCGAAGGACCCAAGTTTCGGACGGTTGGCACCGTCGACCAGTTTGTTTCTGTGTATTCCGGCTGAATTATCATTGGCTCTGCTGCCACCACGAGATAACATCCAGGAGTTCCTCATCCTCGGGACTCATGGGTTCGTAATTATCGTAACTGTCGCCGTGTGTCGTATAGAGTGGACCGTTGGTTGAGGTACTCCCGTATCCCTGGCTACCAGCTGACGAAGCCTCAGATACGAAGCTCGGAGTTGGCGAGCTCGACGCTTCGGAACAGGGTGGTGGAACGAAGGACGTTGGACTGTTGCCATTTTGTCTCAAATGCCTACCGTTCGTGTTCGTCATACCGTGATGTAAATCGTCCGAAGTTTTGTTTCGGAGATCCTCACGATGTAACGTATCACCGTGAAGGAGGTCTGAAGTTCTCGAAGACGTAACACTACCCGAACCACAGGTTGAAAGTGCCGGTGATGATGATGAGATCATACTCGATCCGTCCGTACCATCGTGATCATCGATCAAACGTTGAAGACTCCTGATGTATTCCACTGCCATTCTAAGGGTCTCGACTTTCGACAGTTTCTTGCTACCAGCTCTCGAACCACCGTGGGTACCCGCTGTATTGCCGCCCAGAGCTTGAGCCACACTTTGAGGTATGTGTTGTCTTAAAGTAGCGAACCCATTATTTACCTGTTTTACACGATTTCTCTCGCGAGCGTTTCTTCGTGCCACTGATGCCGGTTGATGGGGCACAGTACCGTAAGGCGTTGACTGGTACATCTTCGTTCTCTTgcaattgttttgttgatgatgttgttgttgttgttggttTTGATGTTGTTGCTGATGCAACGTCGTTTTGATGTCGTTGGTGGAAGCAAGGCCACCGGTTGACACAATTACGTTGCTGCGGTTGCTCTGGCTGTTGTTGCCAGATAGTGGACTTATCACATTGATGTTACTGTGCAAACCACCGCTTGCGTGATGACtgtgatgatgatggtgatgatgatttTGATGCTGTACGCTCAACATTTTCGGTAATGCGTTCTCGTCGTTTCTCGTCAACGTTCTCACCAAGGTCATGTCACAATCAATTTATTCACACAATTCTTTCTTCTGGCTTTACGTCTCTCCCCCCACCCAATGCTGTGCAGAATACGAGATCTTGccggatttttttcccttctgactctctcgctctttctccggGTACGTCTTTCCCTCTTCTCGCGGCACAAACCGCGAACGAGTTGATGGCCACGCGTTCACGAGAACCTTGACGCGATTGGCACGCGATCGATCCTtattatatacgtatatccGTCTACTATTTCCCTCTTATTCCATTCGCACGTTCTTTAGGacagaaatattttctttttattgtttatcATCACGATTGGTCCGTTTTGCTCGTGATTCAAAACACCAATAACTTCTGTTGTTGTTTTTATCGATCGTTTCGATCTCTCTGATTGTactatattatattaaaacaacgaaaaagaaTGTGCGTGTGTGCTTGTGCGCATATATATCGCGCGTGCGCCCGACGTCGAGATtcaaataaagaaataaaactgCCCGATTTAGCACCCTTGATGGTTACGGTACGGAAGTGGCTCCCGAAATGCCTTGCTGTTGAGGGTTCTGGGCCTTATATAGCGGGACAGGCACGCGCCGCTCCCCACCATGGGGTCCTGTATACCCGACCGGGCCCTAAATCCCCGTACTcccctctttctttttttctttctctcttcctctcttctcGTGCTTCTCTCAACTCTCCTCACCGacgccaccaccaccaccatcacCACCATTACCGCTTCTGCCTCTCGTCCTCCTGGCTCTCTCGCACCCTCCTCTTCGCCGTTCCCGCTGCTTGAACCCCTCTCGTCATCCCCACCCTATTCACTGTCCCAAAGGCCCTACAAGACAACCgagattctcatttttttttacgaattttcggACGAAACTTTGACACgtatcgttttttctcttgtgGTCGATGGATCACGTCCTCCAATGAGGGCTGTGAAGGAAAATTCCTGCCTATTCAGCATTCGCCTTACGGATATATTTAGTGTTTCATAGTCGGGGGATTGATTAAAATTTGAACGATTAATTTCTATGGTCTCTCATGAAGAGTAAATTTTTGCTTGAATAATGGTCTTTTAAATTGAATTGCCAAGATTCATGGGTGGTCCGATCACCTTATTTCCAATCTAATCAATACAATTCTAATCGAATTAATAATCTCCCGTAAAATATTCTTGCCAAAAGGAGGATcgcctctattttttttctaacatttgaACTGCCCTCAACGGCTCAGCTTATCTCGAACacgaaattcattgaaaacgaGCACCAATTGTCAATAGTGATAATCGATTCTTTCATCGTTGAATCCCCGACGATTAGGTTTTACTCTCATCAAAACCGGTTCTCTGTCATTTCCATATCTATTATCGACTTAATGAGTCAATCAACATTTCTTCCAGTCAAACGAATCCCAACTGATTTGCATGAAATCTATGCATATCTCGTATGATTTTCACCGGACAGAAATCTAAAATAGCTTACGTATATCGATTAGTTAATTTTATCATCATTCTTCCGTCTTTGAGTTACACCCGATCAAATGGTTTGTCCCCAAAGATATTGTTGATCAGCTATTAATCGTTAACAATACCGTTTGAAACTTCTTAATCGTTATTTAATTGTTCTCtatgaaagtttttctctaaCAAACgttcactgtccttgtcaaggtaatttttcatcgttttattcatttttattatgttatattattttattttttcatatacacACAAAGTTATCGAATTTCTCTCGTCAATAGAATCCAACATAGTTTATtaacttttgtgaaaagtttgtAGAAATGAGTAATTGAAAGAAGGAATATAGTTTGAAGCGGGATATTGCGTTTGAGAGACACTGGAACTTGCCAGTTTCACCGCGTATACGGAGGGTCCTCGGCATCCCCACCGAGGGCAGCGACAGCAGCAACCCGACGTGCCGAGGGGCAACGAAATTTGAACAGTTACCGCTcggaagaaaaagtaaaaagctTGGCCCGGGCGAGCTCGATCTCGCCGAACGAGCAGGGGCGGGGACGGGAAGGAGGGAAGGCCCTGAGGGGACCGCCGACGAGGTTCACAGAGATCTTTGCTGGGTCCGCAAGTCTCACATACTAGTTATTTATCCATGTGTCTGTAATgtaaaagagaggaagaggggGAGGGAAGGAGAATGGATGAGAGAACGACGAAACGCGAGCGAGGGGAGGATGCTGGAAGAGACGCGAGCCGTTCTCCCTTCTCCTCAGCCGTGGCGCGCGCCGTACCACCAGCCACAAAATCCCCACTTTTTCATCGTATAGCCTCGGGCCTTACAGCGTGCGTCCGTCCTAGCATCTCTTCGCTCGATATATGTACTTTACTCTTGGCGCGCGCGCTTTCCAACTCTCTCTGGGTCTCTTTCTTCgccttctctccctctctcgctctctgctCTTTTTTGGACGTGaacgaaacaaaacgaaaagaaagaagaCCAAGAGCGTGCGCTTTAGACTcgggatatatatatatagtctCTAGGGGAGTCTTAAGCGTACACACATACGCACGCAGGCGCGCGGAcacgcacatacacacacatggatataaatatattaatatGTGTATTGGTAGCATTCACGAGTGCATGAGCTTCTGGCTCGCGAGCTGACTCGAATATACACCTTGTTTCCCTCTGTATATGCGGATGCAaacccgtttttttttttatttaatttttcattctcactctttttcattTCGCTTTCTCTCCTACTCCCTCTTTCTATATTGATCCTTTCCATTTCATTTTGTGTATCGTAATGAACTCAGTTATTTGGTCTACCAACATTTGTCtctaaataatttgaataaattgttggaaaaataagaaatgtaCCGATATACATCATCAACTTTAAATATCACatatattattttaatatCGGATGACTTATTGCTTTCGACCCCTCTTTTCTTATCcttgttattttttcgaaacagATGATATGAACATCAATgtgttgctgaaaaaaagatttattgaaaatcgataatcttCAACTGTATCacacaaaatataaaaagtgcGTGAAGGAAAGGTGTTAAAAGTATTCCTCAACAGATTACCCCTTGAGTACAATGTTCACGATGATTACGTCGTTGGCTCTCCACCCCGGCTAACTCAAAGAGAAGCACATTTTTATGGTGTCTCTTTCGATCCAAGTATAAACAGTCTGGTGTCAGATTGTTTGCCACGTATTggataaaaaagtaaagagaaaaatacCGAACTAATCGCAACATGTTTTCAAACAATGGCAAAAGTTACCGGAGGGACGTATATATAAAGACAGTGAAAGAGCCTCTCGCGGTGCCGGTGGATTGGAGGAAAGAAGAAAGGGTGCAAACGTAACAATCGACGCTGCGAATTCGTTGTCCCGAATCGAAAGAACTTTTTTTTGGTGACCAAACACGAATGTGTCTGTACTATCGATAATACATTTATACTTGCACGGTGCACATGTGTTATACGCAAGACACTCTGTCGCTTTATATGGTACGGTACGACATCGGCAAAGAGATACCGCGAGCCTACCAGTAAGAGCAATAAATCGGATGGCTCTCAGAGACAAAAGCGAACGAAGAGCAAAAGCAAAGCGAAGTAGAATCGCTCTAGAGAAGTCGCGAAGCATCGAGTTGCCTCTCACGGGGGCGATTCGCTTCTGAATCTCCTTTTCATTCTCCTTCTTCCTTCGCTCTTCTCCGGATGCACCATTTTACTTGAGATACACCAACGTTCTgcgtgaaaataaaacgatttttacgaGTCACGAGCCTCGTGAGAACCACAGAGAATTTTCTCACGCATCATACAATGAAATGAATACGATATGTTCTTGTTTAAATATTGATTATATCAAggtttggttttttttttttttaataactggGCGTTACGTGtttgagtaaaaaattcataaattattttattttttaatgcaactgctttttatttgtatatataaaaatattcaccaTCTCTATATCTTTCAATACTGGCTAAAGCAAAATTCGtatctttttaaaaaatagtagCATAATATTTTACaggttgaataaaattgattgttgGGTTTCATCTTCCGATGTGAATTTATGATTCGTTGAAAGTTATTAATTTCcgtttatttcttttattatatatCGAGAAGCGGAATCATCTAGTGGCTCGATAAATTTATCCCCCTTGCCAAGATAACGAGTTTAAAGGGACGGGAATCATACGAAGAGAAAATCCTCTCATAAAAGGGACTTGAAATGTGTATTTGgagtaaaatttatgattttcattaacttcGGTAATTTCATACGACACGGATAATAAGGGGGCTCGGTTGCGTGTCTCATACTATTGAATTGGATTTGACTCGAATGGCAATGGATTTCTACGAATGTAAAGGTCACGGAGGTGTGCGAAGGTAAGGGGAATAGCTTTGCATTTGTACGTTGATGGGGTCGTAGACTCTCTTTTATACGTATATcacgtatatctatatataccaATAGAATGTACCAAAGGAGTACAATGGCGGTACCTGCTTTTGGCTTTTGcggttgaaaatttgtcgCGCTGTaacagaaaatttttcttctctggGCAAAAGTATTCTTCTCCTCAGCTTTTGCGAGCTGGCAAGACGAGCGAGAATATACTCGTAAATCTTGTGGACCCTTCTCGACCAAGGGGTACGAAGTAAAAATCTTTCCTCACCGCACATCTTCGATATGTTGCCacaggttgaaaaactcatatcgGAGCTTGTCGATGAGTAATACAATtggagtttatgaaaaagttaaCTTAGTTCTTAATAATAGAAGGCTGTTTTTTGGTAATGcgcgaaaacatttttcggtCATTCTCTTCTTCGTCGCACATCTTCGAATCTTCGGTTTCCCTAAGCTCCCTGAGCAAttttagtgtttttttttccattggctcagaaaaatctgaaatctAACGAAAACACAATTGTTAACGCACATCTTCCGTCCTTAAGTCCAACTTTTGAAtacgattgaaattttcataaaaacgatATCCGGAGGTGCTTTGAAGGTACTTTTTTCGTGTCAgtgattcattttattttcagctgATAACCTGAACCGGGTTAGAACAAAGTTTGTCGCCGCAAAACACAATCATATAATGTTCCCTGTTTCGTACCTGCATTTCGTTTTGCATTTGTCGTCGATCGCCGCGGGGGAGGTTGTTCGAAACATTTTACGGCTTAAAACAGATTTGCCCATTGGAGGAGAGAGTGAGACTTTACGAGACTTGTCGCTGCGGGAGACGGTTTGTGTGCAGCGTAGTTTTGTCGTGAAGCTCTTTGAAACAACAGATGAGGGAAAGATaaagagtagaaaaagaaagagagtaaTGCGAACTCAACAAACCCGTTAATCGCACGTATTTTGCTGTCGTATTagcatcgaaaaatttcagagaaaATTTCGAGACTCGTGCCTTTCATACGATAATTATATAGATGAGGATTTCCGGTTTTGTAGATAGTCAACAAGACCGATAAATGAACATTTAACATTTACTTGGAAATCAGGTCGAGCGACCTATTTTGCTAATTACTTTGTTAATTACTTTGCTAATTACTAATGAAACTTTGTCCAGCGCACATGAATTTAAATAATATGAGTCTTTTATGTAGAAAAACATTGTGTCATTTATTCAAGAATTACTGCTGTTTTATTCAGAGTGCAGTACAACCTATTTTATATCGATATGTTCACATTCTTCAAAGTAAAATAACAGATTTTGACTTAGCAACTGTTGTTACATTGTTAATATACACGTCAATCTTTCCATGTTGTGCCGTAACATTTCTATGAGTATCCTTATTGTTAAACATAATTTTAAGACGAAGAATCATTGGGATAATGACAGGCTGGGAGTCTGATCTCTTCGGAAGAGGCGCTACATACAATTTTCGTACAACTTCGCATaaggtaagttcgtttaatcaaataattgtatttcgcgGCTCTTCTTCGAGATCAGATTGTAGTTGTTTAAAGTATGTATCGGCTATCAAATAAATAACTTTATGCTTTATGgtgtatttttgtattttttcttattttcaattacagttctttttatttatttatcctgGTTGCACACCAGAGACATGATAGACTATCAGTGTAGCTGCTAAGATATGTTCAGTTTTTATTATCTTATAACCTTACTCACCGAGTTTCGTAATAACTTTTTCGAGACATTTCGAGTCTTTTACTAAAACCTACATCATATTTTTCGTACGCGAAGTCGGCTATATGTTTCCTCTTGTTCATTGTGTCCTAATACTTGATAATTAGTAacaaattattattcttaATTATTGTGATGTGACGCTATCGGCGCAAAAAAGTAGAATGACGTGTATATTAATAATGTAACAGCGGTTGCTGAGTCaaaatcttttattttattttgaagaaTGCACTCTGATCTCGAGGACGAGGTGCGAAATGCAATTGGAATTATCATTTATATAAGTGGATGCCAGCTCAATTGAGGCTATAGGGCTACTTCGGATATCAGGTAGGGcatattttgtgaatttttcgcCGAAACCATAATATCGGAATTAGGAAATAAGAGTTTCATTGTACACGCGGTTGATTATACTGTGGCACCCGTCGAGCATTTTTTCGATGACACTTTTACTCACGGAACGCCAACGGTCTGAATCATTCATGCATTATGATGTGacaccgaagttttttttcgtttgtacatgaaaattcttatggAAATACGTTGCATTTGTTAGATATCtatattgttttttgttttgttgaaataacGCATTTTCAAAACAAACGCATGAAATGCCATGAGAAAATCGTCAGACAATTGGaatgtttataaaaaagtaATCATGCTATACAATGGAAAAACCTTACGTAGTGCCGAACgtcatgaaataaataatatttcaatacCTTTTATCTATAATCCCTCAACCATACAGTTGGCCCTTCagataatattttgaaattataatttcaTTGGCGCCAAAAcatatgtttttaatttaaaaaaaaataaatatatatttttttttaatcccagGACGATTTATAATCAGAAGGGGCGACAATAACTTATATTCCTACAAAAAAAGGATCCATAAtaagtaattaaaaaaagaatttatacTTTATTTATATTCAGTGCGGAAACGCATGAGTGGAAGGATCAATCCTTCCACTGCATTCGAAAGATTTAAAACCAAAAACACATAAGAAAGAAGTAGCGAAAGATAAAGAGCtcgaaaagtaaaaacatACGATGAACTTCTCGATGATAACTATCGTTAAATTAATCCCTAGTAGATCAACGACAACCGCTCATTATAAGAactttttataaattcatCAAACGTTTCGTATACTCAGTGTTCAGTATTTCCGTACTCATCTATTGATGAAATTATTgcacattattttttcctacAATCCCGCGAGTAAAATAGGAGAGAGTGGGGCACGACACCTCCCGAAAATTATCGGGCTTGAAGGGACTGTCGTACCCCACCCTCCCCTATACATAgcattatattatattttctgtacTAAAACTTTTAACAACGATGTTATAtccaaaatttttcgataactGCATACGGATGAAAAGCGCACGCTTTATCAAAGGATTTCATTCCAGGTTGAGGTGTCGAAAACGATTATGTATTTCTTAAGGTAGGAGTCGCGCGACAATCGATATTAgacgaactcgtgatttttaaattataccatttttacgtgataaactttcatatggctaAAGGATTTGATAGGttaccgaaaattatatcaagaaatttacgatcaaaaatagaaatataacacggcatcgtatgagaaacccatcccgccaacactatgattgcagaattcatttccttatcgattagatatagtttatgataaaattgctcctcatagattatattataaagattataatgtgaccataaaaatatagggccatcgactaattcgaagagaatttttaaaataatctcgatgaaaactcagaaaatggaaggagatcgactgccatgaagtggctcgatatacttggcaacgttaagaatgtatacatatatatatacttttcGTGATAGCCGGCGAGTTTGGAGGCTAGGATATCTTTCGACTGTCAGGTGAGAAGAGAaccgatatatatatgtatatattgaaaaaccgggtcaaataagcaatcataagatatttttaatcataaattattaaatatgatcttgtataaatttaGACGAATCCAGTTTAAATTGCCCcaagatttattcaatacagaaaacctttcttat
Proteins encoded:
- the LOC122406191 gene encoding achaete-scute complex protein T3-like — encoded protein: MTLVRTLTRNDENALPKMLSVQHQNHHHHHHHSHHASGGLHSNINVISPLSGNNSQSNRSNVIVSTGGLASTNDIKTTLHQQQHQNQQQQQHHQQNNCKRTKMYQSTPYGTVPHQPASVARRNARERNRVKQVNNGFATLRQHIPQSVAQALGGNTAGTHGGSRAGSKKLSKVETLRMAVEYIRSLQRLIDDHDGTDGSSMISSSSPALSTCGSGSVTSSRTSDLLHGDTLHREDLRNKTSDDLHHGMTNTNGRHLRQNGNSPTSFVPPPCSEASSSPTPSFVSEASSAGSQGYGSTSTNGPLYTTHGDSYDNYEPMSPEDEELLDVISWWQQSQ